The following coding sequences lie in one Candidatus Nealsonbacteria bacterium genomic window:
- a CDS encoding PfkB family carbohydrate kinase — MSDLINQKIKNIDELAEIVAKLKNEGKKVVQCHGVFELVHPGHLYHFESAKKEGDVLIISITADEFVNKGPGRPIFSAAVRAKSLANIQIVDYVIINHDFSAIELLKKIKPNIYFKDQEYKSALQDPNRNLYKEAQAVRSVGGEIKFSYEPTFSSSNFLKNYFDIYPQEVKNFLKDFNARYSAKEIIDILKSLREMKILLIGETIIDEYHYCRGMGKIPKDNLIATKYLNNEIFAGGVLACANHLAGFCDNVHLVTTLGKKNSYEDFIKLKLKPNITFKFFYDDEGQTIVKKRFIDPIFFNKMFEIYYFDDRQLSVNISEQIIDYLINILPRYDLVIVNDYGHGFFDKNIIATLTEKAKFLAVNTQTNSANTGFNLITKYSRSDYVCIDEPEARLATHQKDGDISEVIAQIFKMINVKKMVVTRGHLGSIASEGANKTYNVPVLSTRVVDRVGAGDAFLAISSPCAAKGAPMEIVSFIGNVIGAIKVTVVGNKSSVMPDQVYRFIQTLFK; from the coding sequence ATGTCCGATTTAATTAATCAAAAAATAAAAAACATTGACGAATTAGCTGAAATAGTTGCTAAACTAAAAAATGAAGGCAAAAAAGTGGTTCAATGTCACGGTGTTTTTGAATTAGTCCATCCCGGCCATCTTTATCATTTTGAATCGGCTAAAAAAGAAGGAGATGTTTTAATTATAAGCATAACAGCGGATGAATTTGTCAATAAGGGACCCGGCCGTCCTATTTTTTCAGCCGCTGTTCGGGCTAAGTCTTTGGCAAACATTCAAATCGTTGACTACGTAATAATTAATCATGATTTTTCGGCAATTGAATTGTTAAAAAAAATAAAACCCAATATTTATTTTAAAGATCAAGAATATAAATCTGCCCTGCAGGATCCGAATAGAAATCTTTATAAAGAAGCCCAGGCCGTAAGGTCGGTTGGCGGTGAAATTAAGTTTAGTTATGAGCCAACTTTTAGCTCTTCCAATTTTTTAAAAAATTATTTCGATATTTATCCGCAAGAAGTTAAAAATTTTTTAAAAGATTTTAACGCTAGATACAGCGCCAAAGAAATAATTGATATTTTAAAAAGTTTACGCGAGATGAAAATTTTACTCATCGGGGAAACGATTATTGATGAATATCATTACTGCAGAGGCATGGGTAAAATTCCTAAAGATAATTTAATAGCCACTAAATATTTAAATAATGAAATTTTTGCCGGCGGTGTTTTGGCTTGCGCTAATCATCTCGCCGGATTTTGCGACAATGTTCACTTAGTAACGACTTTAGGTAAAAAAAATAGCTACGAAGATTTTATTAAATTAAAATTAAAACCAAATATTACCTTTAAATTTTTTTATGACGATGAGGGACAAACAATCGTAAAGAAAAGATTTATAGACCCGATTTTTTTTAATAAAATGTTTGAAATTTATTATTTTGACGACAGGCAATTGTCTGTAAATATTTCTGAACAAATTATTGATTATTTAATAAATATTTTGCCTCGGTACGATTTAGTTATAGTAAATGATTACGGTCATGGTTTTTTTGATAAAAATATTATTGCAACATTAACCGAAAAAGCTAAATTTTTAGCTGTCAATACGCAGACCAACAGTGCTAATACGGGTTTTAATTTAATAACGAAATATTCGCGATCAGATTATGTTTGCATCGATGAACCTGAAGCTCGTTTGGCTACCCATCAAAAGGACGGTGATATTTCCGAGGTGATCGCTCAAATTTTTAAAATGATTAATGTAAAAAAAATGGTAGTTACTCGCGGTCATCTTGGATCAATTGCTTCTGAGGGAGCAAATAAGACTTATAATGTACCTGTTCTGTCTACAAGAGTTGTTGACCGCGTTGGAGCAGGGGATGCTTTTTTGGCAATAAGCTCGCCTTGTGCAGCAAAAGGTGCGCCGATGGAAATAGTTAGTTTTATCGGTAATGTAATAGGTGCGATTAAGGTAACCGTAGTAGGAAATAAATCATCGGTTATGCCCGATCAAGTTTATAGGTTTATTCAAACTTTATTTAAATAA
- a CDS encoding SDR family oxidoreductase, translated as MKTIVTGGAGFIGSHLVELLLERKHSVLVLDNFVTGRQENLAHLKNNKNLELIQVDISDFDKIKDYFKGVDWVFHLAALADIVPSIVEPLKYHNSNINGTVSVLEASRRAKVKRFIYAASSTCYGLAEIFPTPESAPIKPEYPYALTKYLGEQIALHWCKVYKLPVISLRSFNVYGPRSRTSGTYGAVFGVFLAQKLAKKPFTVVGDGTQTRDFTFVKDVVRAFLAAAESGVTGEIFNVGSGGTYSINRVIELLEGSVTYIPKRPGEPDCTFADISKIKKILHWQSETSLEEGIKILLDNIDYWRNAPVWTPKSIAEATKEWFKNLGVK; from the coding sequence ATGAAAACGATAGTTACCGGCGGAGCCGGCTTCATAGGCAGTCATTTAGTCGAACTTCTTTTAGAAAGGAAACATTCGGTTTTAGTTTTGGATAATTTTGTTACCGGCCGTCAAGAAAATCTTGCTCATTTGAAAAACAATAAGAATTTAGAATTAATTCAGGTTGATATTTCGGATTTTGATAAAATAAAGGATTATTTCAAAGGCGTTGACTGGGTTTTTCATTTGGCTGCCTTGGCAGATATTGTGCCGTCGATAGTAGAACCATTAAAATACCACAATAGTAATATAAACGGTACAGTTTCTGTTTTAGAAGCGTCCAGGCGGGCAAAAGTTAAAAGGTTTATTTACGCGGCCTCGTCTACTTGTTATGGTTTGGCTGAAATATTTCCTACGCCTGAATCCGCTCCAATTAAGCCGGAATATCCATATGCTTTGACAAAATATCTGGGCGAACAAATTGCTTTACATTGGTGTAAGGTTTATAAATTACCAGTTATTTCCCTGAGATCATTTAATGTGTATGGTCCTAGGTCGCGTACTTCCGGAACTTATGGTGCGGTGTTTGGAGTATTTTTAGCTCAGAAATTAGCCAAAAAACCCTTCACCGTTGTTGGCGACGGCACCCAAACCCGTGATTTTACTTTTGTAAAAGATGTAGTCAGGGCTTTTTTGGCAGCAGCTGAATCCGGCGTTACCGGTGAAATTTTTAATGTAGGTTCCGGCGGTACTTACAGTATTAATCGCGTCATTGAACTTTTAGAGGGATCGGTTACTTATATTCCCAAGCGTCCCGGCGAACCGGATTGTACTTTTGCCGATATTTCTAAAATAAAAAAAATACTTCATTGGCAATCGGAAACTTCGTTGGAAGAAGGCATTAAAATCTTATTAGATAATATTGATTATTGGAGAAATGCTCCGGTTTGGACGCCGAAATCTATTGCGGAAGCTACCAAAGAATGGTTCAAAAATTTAGGCGTTAAATAA